CACAATGAGACTCGTCACCGCATCCTCCTGCTCATCCTCTAAACGCAGAACCCCGCTCACCTTTCACGGGTTCATTCCACCTCCAGAGGATGCTCTAAAGGTAAGACGCGTTACCGGGATCTTTTTTAAAACCGTAGCTTTGCTGAAGATTTTCGTTGTTTTTTTAAACAGATGTTAACGTGACGGTGTAGACGTGAATCTCTGACGCGGTTTTACAACAATTACAGCGTCTCTTCTTTGCGTGAAAAGTTTTGGGGCTTCCTAACACTGATTATCGTTACGTAATGGGAGTGCGGACACTCTGCTGAACAGATGTTACAGAGGTGCTGTGATGACAAATCTCTGAATCATGACTCCGTTTGCTTATAAGACAGCATTACTTCCACACCTGGTTTTTTTGTGTGTCATTTTTGCTCATTCTCACTGATTCACTGTAAGAAAAgcatgaaaataaacaaaatgacaAACAGTTTAGAATATGAATTAGATACATGAGCCTGTTAATAGAAATACCCGTTTTGGTGTCTGTGTAGGTCAATGTGAGCGCTTGATCCCAGTCAGAGGTCATGCTGCGGAGGGAGTCCGACCCCCATGGTCTGTTTACCTCCGGAGAGACGGATGACAACGACTGCGAGGTGAGCATCTTCCCTACAGTAAAAGCTTTTTGACATTAAAGCGCACACTGATGATcaaggatgtaattttcactttagaagtggggggggggggggggggggggacacgggggagggggggtatctttacagtatgttctaatgggaaacaggcttcaacacaaacggttgctttccgcttggtcctagagctcaaccagtgtccatttaatatagcgtaatattgtttttggatggtaaaaagtgcaggggtcaaaacttgactttgaaaaaagtgggggggacatgtcccccctgtccccccccccaaaattacgtccatgctgatgATGACTGACAAGAAGCCACAATGAATCAAACAGAACCTGAACAGATCTGGGAAGCAGACCTCCTATGAAATATATTCTAACAAACAGCAGATGTGATCATgggcgtaattttcactttagaagtgggggggtggggggggggggtctttactgtatgctctaatgggaaacaggcttcaacataaaCAGTTGCTTAAAAGCCCCTTCAGACTTCCTGAACaagcattccccatcacgcgctctgcgctcctctgaccaaggcctgctcgctgtccctcgttcgagGTGTCGTacccgcggggaccgggctttctcagtcctagcaccgtctctctggaaccagttgccaccctcagttaggctgtccccatctctgccagtctttaagagtcgcctaataacacacctcctccgcttggcgtttcctgaacatgtttgattcggccctcttttacgttgaatttctttcacagttttcattggttcactcaatcccttgttttacccatctgtcctgtactagaatgtttcaccttttatttttgtaatttgaattgcttttatttttgatttattcactatatttgtacttctactgtaccgtgttcagcgccttgggcttcctgacagggttgcggaaggctctttataaataaagctttgattgattgctttccgtttggtcctagagctcaaccagtgtcagtttaatatagcgtaatattgtttttggatggtaaaaagtgcaggggtcaaaacttgactttggaaaaagtgggggggacatgaccCCCttgtccccccaaaaaattacgtccatggatgtGATGTTAAGTGCTGTGCCAGATTTTTAAGCCACCATGACTCCCATGTCTAGAGCAGCAGTCTAATCAGCCTCCACTTATAAGCACTTGAACACACAAGTAGGTGGAGGAAGGTTACATCACCCTGCCATTAGAGAGGGAAACTTTTGGAAACAATCTCTAAGAGCGCCTTTCATTTTTCTCTGTTAATATGCTACTAGAAGACAGTAAAAGGGATAAGAAGCACCGTTCACCCTCCCTGTCTTTGTCTCCgtgtcagatgtgtgtgtgtgtgaaggtagaTGTAGTGTGTCTATGCCAGGCCGGTCCCTGCGTACTTTAATCAGGAGAGAACTCGCCTACGCCGGTGAGGGCTTCCCACTCGTGTCCAAGGCCGTCGCACAGTTCTCAGGGTTCCTGTAGCTGCTGATTTACCTCTGAAGGAGCCGTGTGCAGCAGCTGTCTGTCAGGTTGTGCGTTTGTCACAAGTTTCCAAGATCAGTCACTCTCTGCTCTATTCTTGCCTTCTGTTGTCAGGACGCTCTGCTGTGCGAGCAGTGTGGAAAGAACAGAGTCATGTTAACCAGGTACTCTGAGGGATATGGCACCgaggtaatgtgtgttcagttacATAATTCATCCTATCATGTTGTATAGTGATGCTTATGGGCTGGATTCTAAAGGTCTGACACCGTCTTAGTCTCAAGCTGGCATCCAGGATTTAAGACTCTCTCTATCACCTGTTTGCTCTTTATATACATATATTGGCTTTGGTGTCCGAAATGAAGAACTAGACTATATCAGTATATCGGTTAGCAGATAAAAACGGTCATTTCTAAATGGGACTCCTCGTTCAGGAAACTAAATACTACACTCACCAACATTTTTTCTCTGGTTTGGTTTTGGTTTACATTAAAGTGACAGCGTGTGTTTTTCCTGGAGACAGGGGGCAGTagaaacctaaatcattgcaagcaagtatttttttttgttgatgtttttgtgttggagtaagaccttaccagtggatgcccattagggtcaaaaaccccGGGGAGTGCAAATGTCAGCAAAATGATGAACACATCACCTTTCATCAATGGCAaccagtgaagaggtaaatgtgtaaaacaaagtttatgaatggtgaaagatttgtaacacatcagtaaatgcattttgtcctcatgggcttccgtagaaggaaacatggcatcaccCAGAAacattgggtgtttctcaaagtcaaggtgcctggcctggcCTGGCCTGgcctggctctctctctctctctctctctctctctctctctctctctctctctctctctctctctctctctctctctctctctctctctctctctctctctctctctctctctctctctctctctctctctctctctctctctctctctctctctctctctctctctctctctctctctctctctctctctctctctctctctctctctctctctcataaagGCAGTACgatacttggtaaatgtggaggacacaaGCAGCAGTAAGATCAGGCAAAACGAGTAAGACAAAATTGCCACAATCAGTTtaaagtgtatcttggcttggacaatcctctaccgtgcaccatcttgccacaggggctctgtactaggacctcttctctttgccatatacaccacctcactgggtgagatcattggatcacatggcttctcctaccactgctatgcagacgacacccagctctatctgtcatttccaccggacgaccacactgtctctgcacgaatatcaaactgtctctctgacatatcacaatggatgaaatcccaccatctccaactcaacctctctaaaactgaactacttgtcatcccagcaaaaccatccatacagcacaatatctcaatccaaaatgacttcctgtctctggctccttcaaaggcagttcgaaatctgggtgttgtgattgatgaacacctgacctttaaagatcatgttgcctctgttgctcgttcatgccgctttgcgctgtataacatacgtaagatcagaccatacctaacacaacatgccacccagctcctggtgcaatctactgtcatctcccgcctcgattactgcaatgcccttctaactggtcttccaggctgtactgtgagacctcttcaaatggtccagaacgcagcggcgcgtctggtcttcaatcagccaaaaagagcacacgtcacccctctgttcattgagctccactggctaccgctagcagcacgcatcaaattcaaattgctaacactagcatacaaagtccgagatggtacggctcccatctacctgaatcctcttgcaaaggcttacgtctcggcccggccacttcggtcatcacaggattgtcggctagcagtgcctacaccacgctcaggacaatccagactcttctcatgcatcgttccacaaatgtggaatgacctaccaagcactaccagaacagcggcttcctgttcaattttcaagaaactcctgaagaccctgctcttcagagagcatcttctaaactagcaccctccctgcacccgtcccccctctctactgtccactccttgttccctcctctccatgactgatgtcaagttgttgttgttgttgttgttagcctcaagggcaacatgccgattatcacttgtaagtcgctttggacaaaagcatctgctaaatacataaacattaaaGCATAATGTCATTTGTGACTCTCACCAACGCTGTCTCACTATACAATGCCCAATAGAAAGATTTCCAACATATCTTtccatatatacaggtgctggccagtaaattagaatatcatcaaaaggttgaaaatatttcagtaattccattcaaaacgtgaaacttgtacattatattcatgcaatgcacacagaccaatgtatttccaatgttcattacatttaaatttgatattcataagtgacaactaatgaaaactccaaatttggtatctcaaaaaattagaatattctgaaaaggctgaatatagaagacacctgctgccactctaatcagctgatttactcaaaacacctgcaaaggcctttaaaaggtccctcagtcttgttttgaaggcaccacaatcatggggaagacttctgacttaacagctgtccaaaagacaatcattgacaccttgcacaaggagggcaagacacaaaaggtgattgctaaagaagctggctgttcgcagagctctgtgtccaagcacattaacagacaggcgaagggacggaaaaaatgtggtagaaaaaagtgtacaagctctagggataaccgcaccctgcagagaattgtgacgacaaacccattcaaaaatgtgggggagatccacaaagagtggactgcagctggagtcagcgcttcaagaaccaccacgaggagactcatgaaagacatgggattcaggtgtcgcattccgtgtgtcaagccactcttgaacatgaaacagcgcaagaagcgtctcgcctgggccaaggacaaaaaggactggactgatgctgagtggtccaaagttatgttttctgatgaaagcaagttctgcatttcctttggaaatcaaggacccagagtctggaggaagagcggagaagcacagaatccacgttgcatgaggtccagtgtaaagtttccaccgtcagtgatggtgtggggtgccatgtcatctgccggtgttggcccactctgtttcctgaggtccagggtcaatgcagccgtctaccaggaagttttagagcacttcatgcttcctgctgctgaccaactttatggggatgcagacttcacctttcaacaggacttggcacctgcacacagtgccaaaaccaccagcacctggttcaaggaccatggtatccctgtccttgattggccagcaaactcgcctgaccttaaccccatagaaaatctatggggtattgtgaagcggaggatgcaatacgctagacccaacaatgcagaggagctgaagacgactatcagagcaacctgggctctcataacacctgagcagtgccacagactgatcgagtccatgccacgccgcattactgcagttattgaggcaaaaggagccccgactaagtattgagtgctatacatgcacattcttttcatgttcattcttttcagttggccaacattagagaaacaaacattttttcattggcctttagaatattctaattttctgagataccagatttgatgttttcattggttgtcacctataaatatcaaatttaaatgtaatgaacattggaaatacattggtctgtgtgcattgcatgaatataatgtacaagtttcacgttttgaatggaattactgaaatattttcaaccttttgatgatattctaatttactggccagcacctgtatatatatatatatatatatatatatgtttatgtttatttatttggcagacgcttttatccaaagcgacttacaatttataacctatagggcgtgttgtgatctgtgggggaaaccggagtacccggaggaaacccacgcacgcatggggagaacacgcaactccacgcagaaaggccgcagccgggtttcgaacctgcgacctccgtgctgcgaggcaacagtgctaaccactgcgccaccatgcaaccggttctcagtcatccaggtcatggtaatccacggggttcaaatgaaggcagctggacttctttggtctcttgaagatgttttgcttctcatctgaggagctttgttaattctaactggaatatgggagagtcaagcttataaactataGCCGACTATTATTATTTAACGAGCCAAAACTACTGTGGGTACCTGCCTCTCcgtcccctgatgagtcgtttgCCTCTATTGTGAGGGAGTCGTGTCGATTAGATGCAGGAAAGCTTGGAATCAGGTCTAACGATGGCTGGAAGTGAGGCATCTAATCCAGCTTTTTCAGAAGATGAATCACTGCCTTCTTGAAATCATCAGACAGAAGATAATCTCAGATTATTGATCTGCACTATGTCTGCTCCCTTTCCAGGAACAATGGACGCAAAGAAACTCAAAATCCCCCCACAGGACAAGTTATTGGTAAAATTTGCAGGACTCAAATGTGAGGCGTAGTTTTGGACCACCAGACctcccacccccccccacacacacacctccagtgTGTCACCGAACATTTGTTATTCTTCTGATGACCGTGCAGTGACGGGTCATCACTGGCGGCAGCACTCAGACAATCCTTTCACCAGATAATCTAAACAATCAAACACGGTTCACTGGAGAAACCAGCTTTCCTCCCATCCTCAGCGGTCCTCGCGTCTTCAGCAGAAGATCATTCTGCTTCTTTGCTGCCCGTCGACTCCAGACCATCCTATGAAACCATTGCTGGTGCTGAGCTGAAGAATGTCTATAATAATGAACAGATTTCCTCAACCCACCAAAATCCTGCAGCCTAGCAAATGTCTGCAAAATCAATGAGCTGAACGTCTTTTTTTGGTCATTTCAATAGTTTATTTCCTAAAACCTCTACTTGTTAAAACCGAGTGAGACAAATGATAAACGCCAGGATCCCGTCGTTCCGGATCGCTTCATGAATAATGTCCATTCATCAGCTCCAGTAAGCTGAAGGAATCAATAAGCACTCCGGTGTGAGCAGGGCTCTATTTACATAAGCTCCGAGCTCATCGGTCATGCTATGGATGAGGCGTCAGCTGATTCATGCATACTAACAACAGTGACGTAATCCAGAGTCACACATGAACACACCCAGACTAATGCCACAACAGCTGCGTTGTTAGTAGCTGATCAATAAAAACTAAATCATTATGTATCCTAATTAGAATTTAATGTGCTTTTATGTTTCCCTACGCCGTAGGAGGAGTACGTGTTATCTGACCCTCAGGGAGGCAGTGATGCAGATGCTGATATAGAGGACACAGATTGCAGgtttgatacacacacacacacacacacacacacacacacacacacacacacacacacacacacacacacacacacacacacacacacacacacacacacacacactgttctgaCCTGTATTGGCTCAGACTCCAGGACGCTAGCACTCTCCAGCGAATCAGCTCGCGGAGACGAAAGCGACCTCGGGTGGCTCGTCAAGACACCACGGAGAGCGAAGACGACGGTGGGCGGAGTCAGCGATCGCATCGCTGGAACATTCGTCTGAGTCCAGACCGAGCACAAAGCAGGACCATCCTGGAGGTGAGACGACTGAACCAAAACACTCCTGAAGGTGTTTAGATTTAGCTTGAGGTGTTTGTGTTAAATTACCTTCAAGTGACGTATAAATTCACACGACTGCTGCGGTTTCTGCCGTTCAGGAGAGCGTATCACAGGTCAGACCCCTGGTCATCAGCGGGCCAATCGTCGAGAAGCAGAAGAGTCCGGCCGAACCGCCACGAGGAGCTAAGCCGACGTCTCTGTGGGCATCTCTCTCTCCTCCTGTCGCCTTCCTGCTGTCTCTGCTCGTCTCCATCTTCCTCGTCGTTGTCATCCTCTGCTTCCTGCTTCCACGGACCAGAacatgacacacacacgcacacacacacaccattgttTTCCAGTTTCATCAGGAACAGAAAATATTAGAAATGATCAAATCGAattgttttaaaacaacaaacgctCTATTTGTGATGACGTTTTAAATCCAGGGAAGTctaattttaaagttaaagtcccatcagttgtcacacacacacacaggtgtgtgtgcgacatttgttctccgcatttgacccatcccctgggggagcggtgagctgcagacacagccgcgctcgggaaccatctggtggtttaaccccccaatccaaccccttaatgctgagtgtcaagcagggaggcattgggtcccattttttcaaagtctttggtctgacccgaccaggaatcgaaccctgatctcccagtctcagggcggacactctaccactaggccactgagctggttttagAGACGGGTTGAACACGTGCGGGTTTAGGATCCTAAATcaatgattttattttacattctTGTCTGGATTAGGGACGTCCCAATCATGATGTTTAGTCACCGATCCGTCATTTTAAAACGAGGAAACGCTCTTTTTGTTTTTACTCCAGCCCGCGATTTGAGCCAGTCACTACATTCCTTTTACTTACATCATCACACGTGAGTCCCTGTAGAGGATCACGGTGCAGGGAGACAGTTCATCCACACAGATCACAGGAAAACCAGGTaaaacgtcatttatggactctactGGTCTCTAAACACCTTAAAAGAGTCAACGACGTTTATAAATGTTTTGATTTGATAGAGTCAGTAATTCAGGGATTAGGACCCCAATCAGATACTTGGACATCTCTAATCTAGAAAGCACAAACTACCTTTAGGTGTCTTCCCTGCTTGATTGCAAAATAGACCTCTGAGCGGGACGACGCTGCTGCTCTATGCAAACCCTCCTCTCCTACTGCGTGACGAGTGCAGTCACAGAGCCTCGCTCTCCCTCACTCTCCCCAGGCAGCGACACGTGGCGGCAAAACTGTGTGACATGTAATTCATAAAAGCAATAGCTGAGGTGCCATGTGGTTTCTAACCCACAGAACGTCAGTAAGTTTGGGATTACGTCATGGATTATTGTACAAAAACATCCGTTCGTCTCTCTCTTCCCGCCTGGCAGCACGTGTGTTTGTTTCGAGTCAAATGAACTGACCTCAAAGTaaaatacagtggtgtgaaaaactgtttgcccccttcctgatttcttattcttttgcatgtttgtcacacaaaatgtttctgatcatcaaacacatttaattttACTTGATTTTTTGCTTTTACGCTCCTCTTTTACTtgattttatgctggttttacggttgttatattttattctgatggttttatgtttttaatgtgttgtgttcagcaccttgggcgtctgcattggtcgcagaaggggctttataaataaatgaaatgaaaatgaaatgatggtttttatcatttagggag
This sequence is a window from Nothobranchius furzeri strain GRZ-AD chromosome 14, NfurGRZ-RIMD1, whole genome shotgun sequence. Protein-coding genes within it:
- the LOC139062682 gene encoding uncharacterized protein isoform X2; translation: MLRRESDPHGLFTSGETDDNDCEEEYVLSDPQGGSDADADIEDTDCRLQDASTLQRISSRRRKRPRVARQDTTESEDDGGRSQRSHRWNIRLSPDRAQSRTILEESVSQVRPLVISGPIVEKQKSPAEPPRGAKPTSLWASLSPPVAFLLSLLVSIFLVVVILCFLLPRTRT
- the LOC139062682 gene encoding uncharacterized protein isoform X1, with product MLRRESDPHGLFTSGETDDNDCEDALLCEQCGKNRVMLTRYSEGYGTEEEYVLSDPQGGSDADADIEDTDCRLQDASTLQRISSRRRKRPRVARQDTTESEDDGGRSQRSHRWNIRLSPDRAQSRTILEESVSQVRPLVISGPIVEKQKSPAEPPRGAKPTSLWASLSPPVAFLLSLLVSIFLVVVILCFLLPRTRT